In the genome of Bosea sp. ANAM02, the window GCCCAAGCTGAAATCGGCCCTCGCCACGAGGGGCTTCACCGCCCGAGACGTCGTGCTCGCCTCGCTCGACAGTGACGGCGAGCTGACCATCGTTGCCAAGCGGGCCTCGTGAGCCCGGCTCGGCCGGTTCTCCTAAACGGGAATCAGCCTCGCGACCTCGCGCTCCGTCGGCCGCTCGCTTTCGGCGAGACCGGCCGCGACGCCGGCGCGGTCGGCCGGGCTGCGGTTCTGGCTGAGCTTGCGCTTGCCTTCGAGGGTTGCGATCGGCATGCGCAGGCCGACGATGCCGCGCAGTTGCGCCTGGACGAATGCGGCCGGCGCATCGGAAACCGCCCAGGGCGCGGCGCGCCCGCCTTCGTGCAGGTTGGTCAGGCGCGTGACGACATCGAGCAGGCGGGAGGCATCGTCGAAGAACTCGACCGGTCCGGAGGCGTGGACCGTGACGTAGTTCCAGGTCGGCACGACCTTGCCGGTCTCTTGTTTCACCGCATACCAGCTCGGCGTCACATAGGCGTCCGGTCCGGCGAAGATGGCGAGGCCGTGGCCGACGGGGGGCACGCGCCATTGCGGGTTCGCTCTGGCGAGATGTCCGTAGAGCACGCCATGCTCGCCCTCGTCCTCGTCGATCAGGAGCGGCAGCGGCGTCGCCAGCGGGCCTTCCGCCGTTGCCGTGATGAAGGTCGCGAGCCGCGCGGCGCGGATCGTCGCCAGCAGGCTCGCCCTGTCCTCGTCGCGAAAGGCGGGTGGGGTGTACATGCTCAGCGCTCCTTGTGTCGCCGCCGTCATGCCTGCAATCTGGACCTTCGAAAATATCCAGTTTCGAGAGTTTTCTGTGGTCCAGTTGGAAGAGAAGGGCGCTGCCCGCCGGATCATCGCCGCGATCAAGCAGCGGATCCATAGCGAGGAATACCGGCCAGGCGATCGCCTGCCATCGAGCCGGGCGCTGGCCATCGAATGGGGCGTGTCGCGCACCACGGTCACGGCCGCCTATGCGCAGCTGATCGCGGAGGGCTATCTGCTCAACCGCCCCGGTGCGCGGGCCGTCGTGGCGCGGGGCCTCGTGGCGGCGCCGCCCCCTGAGGTTTCTGGGCCCACGAGCGAGCGGGTCTTGTCCGCTTTTGCCGAGCGCCTGCTTGCCTTGCCTGCGCCGGCCCGGTTTCACAGCCATCGCGTCGCCGATCTCCGCTATGGCGACCTGAACGGGGTGGATTTTCCGATGCTGGCCTGGCGCCGGGCGCTCAACCGGGCGAGCCTGCGCCGGGCCGAACGATTGCGCTACAGCGATCCGCAGGGTTCGGCTCCGCTTCGCGAGGCCTTGCAGAGCTATCTGTGGCGGTCCCGCGGGATCAGTTGCGCGCCGGAGCGGATCATCGTCGTCAACGGCTCGCAGCAGGGGCTCGATCTCTGCGCCCGGTTGCTGCTCGATCCCGGCGACCGCTTCGTCATGGAAGACCCCGGCTATGTGCTGGCGCGACATGCCTTCGCGGCGTCGGGCGGGGTGATCGTACCCGTTGCCGTCGATCGGGAGGGCATCCGGACTGAAGAGCTGCCGGCGGCGCGATTGGCCTATGTCACCCCATCGCATCAATACCCGCTCGGCAGCGTGCTTTCGGCGGCCCGGCGGCGGGCTTTGCTGGACTGGGCGGTCGAGGCGGGGGGCGTGATCGTCGAGGACGATTATGACGGCGAATACCGGCATGGCGTCGCGCCGATCCCGCCCTTGCAGGCCTCCGCACCGGACCGGGTCATCTATCTCGGCACGGTCTCGAAGACGCTCTCGCCGACATTGCGGCTCGGCTATCTCGTCGTGCCGCGCGATCTCGTTCATGCCTTTGCGGAGGCCAAGCGCCTGACCGACCGGCATACGCCGCTCTTGGAGCAGGAGGCGCTGGCGGAATTCCTGTCGAGCGGCGGCTATGAGCGCCATGTCCGCAGCATCCGCAGGCGGAACGCGGAGCGCCGAACCGCGCTGCTGCAAGCTCTCGCCGAGGAATGCGGGGCGCATCTCAGCGTAACCGGCGCGGATACCGGCCTGCATGTCGTCGCCTGGCTCAATGGCGTCGCGGCGGAGCGCGAGGCGGCGATCGTCGAAGCGGCGCGCGAAGCCGGAATCGGGCTCTATCCGATCGGGCCGCTCTACGCTTCCGGGAGCGAGCGCCCGGCCGAGGCCGGCTTCGTCATCGGCTATGCGGCCCATGATGTCGACGTCATCCGGCGTGGCGTTGCCGGGCTGGCCAAGCTGTTCGCGACTGCGGGCTGATCGTCAGCCGCGCCGGCCGCGGGGCATCCAGTTCACGCCAACGGTTCGCTGTGCGAGCCATCGACATGGGCCGGCATCGTTCGAGGATGTCTCAGCGCCGCTCGTCGAGCGCGTCGCGGACGCCGTCTCCGAGCAGGTTCACCGCCAGGATCAGCAGGCAGAGCCCGGCGCCGGGCAGGGCGATCAGCCACGGATCGAACAGAATGTGCTCGCGCCCCTCGGCGATCATCAGGCCCCAGGAGGGCGTCGGCGGCTGGGCGCCGAGACCGAGGAAGGAGAGCGCGGCCTCCAGCAGGATGACGTTGGCGATCTCCAGCGTCGCGACCACGATCAGCGTGTTGCGCAGGTTCGGCAGGATGCCGTGCAGCATGATGTAGAAATGCGAGGCGCCGAAGGACTGGGTCGCCTGCACGAATTCGCGGCTGCGCAGGCTTTGGGCCGCCGCACGCACGACCACGGCGAAACGGTCCCAGAGCAGGAGGCTGAGCACGATCGCGAGCGTCTTCAGCGAGGCGCCGCCCAGGGCCACTGCCGCAAGCGCGACCAGCACGATCGGCAGCGAGAGGCGCGTCGTCACGATGAAGCTGATCGCCATGTCGGTGCGCCCACCGAAATAGCCGGCGGCGAGGCCGAGCATCGTGCCGATGAACCCGGCGCAGAGCGTGACGCCGAGCCCGATCAGCAGCGAGACGCGCGCGCCATAAAGCAGGCGTGCGAGATAGTCGCGGCCGAGATGGTCGGTGCCGAGGAGATGGGCCGGGTCCGAGCCCGGATACCAGAAGGGCGGCACCATACGCTTGCCGAGATCCTGCGCGATCGGATCATGGCTCGAGAGCCAGGGCGCGAAGATCGCGACGAGGACGATGACGGCGAGAAGGCCGCCGCCGATGCGAATGGCGCTGCTGGCGCTCAGGCCCTTGAAGAGCTTGCGCCGGCGGATGGCAGGGCTGTCGGCGATCGACATCAGGCGCTCCTCAGGCGGGGATCGAGCCAGGCATTGATCAGGTCGGCGGCCGTGGTCAGCGTGACGTAGATCAGCGAGAGGATCAGGATGATCGCCTGCACGACCGGCAGGTCGCTGCGCAGCAGGGATTCCCAGGCGAGGCGGCCGAGCCCGTTGATGGCGAAGACGCTCTCGATCACGATCGAGCCCGAGAGCATCAGGCCGAACTGGACGGCGGCGAGCGAGACCAGCGGCAGCACGGCGTTGCGCAGGGCATGGACCAGCAGGACGCGCGGCTGCGAGGCGCCCTTGGCGCGGGCGGTGCGGATGTAATCGGCGGTGAGCACGTCGATCATGCCGGCGCGGGTGAGGCGCATCAGGGCGGGCATGGCGTAGTAGTTGAGCACCACGACGGGCAGGATATAGCCCTGCCAGCTCTCGGTGCCGGAGATCGGCACGAGCCCGTACCAGACGCCGAAGATCACGATCAGGATCAGGCCGAGCCAGAAGCTCGGGATCGCCTGGCCGAGCACGGCGAGCATCAGGGCGATCCGGTCGATCGTGCCGCCGGGCTTGAGCGAGGCGAGGATGCCGAGCGGCACGGCAACGACGAGCGCGAGCAGGAAGGCGGCGGAGCCGAGCACGAGCGTGACCGAGAGCCGCTCGGCGATGATCGGCGCCACCGGCAGGTTGAAATAAAGGCTCGTCCCGAAATTGCCGGCGAAGGCATTGCCGATCCAGCTGAGGAACTGCAGCGGGATCGGCCGGTCGAGGCCATAGGCCTGCCGGATCAGTTCGACATCCTGCGCCCGGCCGGCCTGGCCGGCGAGGACGACGGCGGGATCGCCGGAGACGAACATCAGTCCGAAGGCGACGGCCGAGACGGCGAGCGCCACGAGGGCGGCGACGATCAGGCGGCGCGCGAGAAAGGGCAGCATGACGGCTCCGGGAATAGCGGGTCGGCCTGCCTGGCAGGAGAGGCGCCGCTACCGGCGATGGACCGGAAGCGGCGTGGCGATAGGCGCGAGGCCGTTACTTCCAGCTCGACAGCCACCAGCGGGCGAACTCGTCCGGATGGGGCTTGAAGGTCAGGTCCTTGGACAGGCCGTAATTGATGTTGAAGTCGTACATCGGCAGCCAATAGGCCTGATCGGCGATCTTCTTCAGCGCCTTGGCGTAGTTCGCCTCGCGCAGCGCGCGATCCTGCGAGGTATCGGCCGCATTGACCAGCTCCATGACTTCCTTGTCCTGGACGAGGTCGTCGGCGCCGCCGCCGAAGAAGTTGGAGATGATGAAGGCGACGTCGCCCGTGCCGTAGCTGCCCCAGTTGGTGAAGAAGGCCGGCAGCTCGCCCGCGCGCCATTTCTGCACGCCGGCTGCGTATTGCTGCTCGTTCAGCGTCACGCGGATGCCGACCTTGCCGAGATCGCTGGCGATCGCCTCGGCGACCGGGCGCGGCATGGCGGCGAAGACCATCTCGATGTCGACGCCGTTGGCGAAGCCGGCTTCCGCCAGCAGCGCCTTGGCCTTGGCCGGGTCATAGGCGTATTTCGTCACGTCCTGCGCGCAGCCGAACTGCTTGGGGTTGCAGGCCGAGTTCAGCACCTGCGAGGCGCCGCCGGCGAAGGCCTTGACGATGGCCTCGCGGTTGACGGCGTGGTTGATCGCCTGGCGGACCTTCAGGTTCTTGGTCGGGTAGTCCTTGCCCTTCCCGGTCACGGTCATGCCGATATAGGAGATGCGCATGATCGGGCCGTTGACGATCTGCACGCGGCTGGCGAGGCGCGCGGCCTGGTCCGGCGGGATGCGCCATGTCCAGTCGAGCTTGCCGGCCATCAGCTCGGCGAACTGGGTGTTGAGCTCGGGGATGGTGCGCACGACGATCTTGCCGATCGCGGGCTTGCCCTTCGGGCTGCCGGCATAATGGCCGTCGAAGCGCTCGAAGGCGTAGCGGATGCCGGGCGTCATCTCGGTCAGCTTGTAGGGGCCGGTACCGACGGGCTTGGCCGCCATGCCGGCCGAGCCGACCTCCTTGAAATAGGCGGCCGGGTAGATCGGCAACGCATCGGCGAGCATCTCGACCGCACCGGCGAAGGGCTTCGCCATCTTGATGCGCACCTTGAAGTCCGAGACCTTCTCGACCTTGTCGATCCAGTCGATGGCGATGCGGAAGCGCGTGCCATAAGCAGGGTCGAGCACGGTGGTCAGCGTGTAGACCACATCGTCGGCGGTGAACTTCGCGCCGTTATGGAAGGTCACGCCCTCGCGCAGGTCGAATTCCATCGTCATCGGATCGACGAAGCGCCAGGCTTTGGCGAGCGCCGGCTTGATCTCGCCGGTGTCGAGGTCCTTGTAGAGCAGGCCGTCATAGATGTGGCGGGCGAGGATCAGGCCCTCGCGGCCGGCGATCTTGTAGGTGTCGAGCGCTTCCGGCTCGAGCGCGAAGGCGGCGTTGAGCGTGTCGTCGGCCTTGCCGGCCATGGCCGGCGCCGGTGCGAAGGCGAAGGAGGCGGCCAGAAGCGCGCCGGCCAGCGCGGTCGTTCCCAAAATCTTCATCGGTCTGTTCCCCTGTGTTTTTCGGAGTGATCCATCCGGCCGAAGCGCGCCTCTATGGGCGATTCTGCGGCCAGCGCCTATGAAACGCGCGATTGTTCGAGCAGCTTTCGCGCGCCGTTGATCTCGTCGATGCGCTCGCCCCGGAGGACGCGCGCGATGACATCGGGCTCGGCCGCCTGCATGGCTGCGCAGGTGCGGGCCAACGCCTCGGCCTCGGCCGGATCGATGACGCAGACGCCGTTCTCGTCGGCGAGGACGAGGTCGCCGGGGCGCACCGTCGCGCCGCCGCACCGAACGGTGTCGCCGATCGTGCCGCCCTTGCCGAGGAGCTTCGTCGTCAGGGGCGAGCGGCCGCGGCACCAGACCGGCAGGCCCGAGGCCCGGATCGCGGCGACATCGGTGACGAAGCCGTCGATGACGACGCCGACGATGCCGGCAGCCTGCGCGGCTGCGGTCATCACCGCGCCCCAGCAGGCATGGCGATCGTCGCCCTGGCGGTCGATGACGAGGATGTCGCCGGGCTTCGCCTGCGTCAGGGCGCAGGAGAGCACAGCGCCGTCATCGGGCGGTACGCTGACGGTGAAGGCCGGGCCGCAGACGCGCGGGCCCTCGATGACGCACTGGATCGCCGGGATCATGAAACCCTCGGTCAGGATATGGCCGAGCGTCGCGGTCTCGATCTCGCGGAAGAGCGCGGCGCGCTGTGCGATCGAGGCTTCGGCCGATGATCCGGTCGCTGTCATGGTCGCCCTTGCGCTGGAGGATGTCGCGTTCTGCCGAACCTAAGGAAGCCGGGAAACCGGGTCCAATAGACAGTTCCTATGCTAAGCATAGGCTTGCCACGGCAGCGGGCTTGCATAAGGGCAGGGATCACCAAGGAAAGAGAGACACGCGCTTGAGCGGAACGAAGCCGAAGCTGCACCATCTCAACTGGAACCTGCTGCATACCTTTCTCGTCATCGTCGAGGAGCGCAGCATCACGCGGGCGGCCGACCGTCTGCTCGTGCGCCAGCCCACGGTGAGTGCGGCCCTGCAGCGGCTGGAGGAGACGCTGGGCGGCCAGCTCATCCAGCGCGACAGCCGCCGCTTCGTCCTGACCAAGCGGGGCGAGCTGCTCTACAAGGAATGCGTCGACATCTATCGCAGCGTGGCGCGCATCGGCGACCGGCTGTCGGAGGATCATGACGACCTGACCGGGCTCGTGCGCCTGCTCGTCGTGACCCATGTCGTGCTGCCGCCGCTCGACCGGACACTGACGCTGCTCAACCGCAAGCATCCCGGCGTCAGCGTGCGGATCGACGTCGCCAACAGCCAGGACATCGTCCGCGCGGTCTCGCAGAAGCTCAGCCCGTTCGGCTTCTGCCTACTCGCCAAGCCGTTGGCCGGGCTCGACTGCCGGTCGCTGCTGCGCGAGGAATTCGGCATCCTGTGCGGGCGCGGGCATCCGCTCTTCGGGCTCTCGGACGTGCCATTGGCGGACCTGCGCGACGAGCCCTTCGTCGCGCTCGCCTGCGGACAGGACGGCGCGCTGGAACCGATGGTCTCGGTCAGGGAAGGGGCGGGGCTCGGCAGCCGGGTCGTCGGCTCCAGCCCCAATCTCGAAGAGGTCACAAGGATGATCGCGGCCGGGCTCGGCATCGGCATCCTGCCGCTGGCCTCGGTGGCCGAGGCGCTGGAGGGCCGTTCCCTATGGAACCTGGCGCGGCCCGAGGATCTGCTCGGCGCCGATCTCTATTTCATCTCCAACCCGGCCATGCAGCTCAGCGCCGCGGAAGAGGCCTTCCTGCGGCTGTTCGAGCAGCGGCTCAGTGCGACCGAGGAGGAGCCGGCGGCCGAGGCCGCCGAGGCGCTCCTCAGTGGCCGTCTGGACAATCAACCCTCATCTTGAGTGCCCGGCTGGAAATACTTCGAGCCCTCATCCTGACGAGGCCCGCAGGGCCGTCTCGAAGGAGGCTCCAGATGGTTCCGGAGCCTCCTGAAGCATCCTTCGAGACGCGCTCTCCGAGCGCTCCTCAGGATGAGGGCTGGAGGTTCCGGTCAGGATGAGGGTTTGGGAATTCTGACGTCGTCTCTCAGCGATCCGCCCGCGCCATGACGGTGTGAAGCAGCACGTTGAGGCCGGGTTCGAGATCGTCCTTGGTGCAGAGTTCGGCATTGTTATGGGTGATGCCGCCCTTGCAGGGCGCGAAGATCATCGTCGTCGGAGCGTGGCGCGCGACGAAATAGGCGTCGTGCCCGGCCTGGCTGAGGATGTCCTGCGTGCGGTAGCCCAGAGCCAGCGAGGTCTGGCGGACGCTGTCGATCAGCTCCTGCGCGAAGATCCTGCCGCCCCATTTCCAGATATCGAGGATCTCGGCGGTGCAGCCGGCGCGGGCGGCGGATTCGCCGACGGCGCGGCGCACGCGCTCGGCCATGACCTCCGAGGTTTCGGGATCGGGATGGCGGACGTCACAGACGGCCTGCGCCCAGTCGGAGAGGATGCCCGGCTTGTTCGGCCAGGCGGCGAGGCGCGCGGCCGTCGCCTTGCCGCCGCCGGCGGCATAGGCCCAGCCGATCTCGTCGGTCTCGACCAGCAGGCGGGCGCCGGCGAGCAGGGCGTTGCGGCGGCGTTCCATCGGCCAGGGGCCGGTATGGGCGGTCTCACCCTTGAACTCGACGAGCATGCCGGTGCTGGGAAAGCCGCCGGTGACGACCCCGACCTGCATGCCGTCGCGGTCGAGATAATAGCCTTGCTCGATATGGAACTCGACATAGGCGTCGAAGGCGTGCGGTGCCGCTTCCATCTCGCCGCGATAGCCGATGCGCTCCAGCTCCTGGCCGATCGTGCGGCCATCCTCGTCGGTGCGCCCTTGCGCCCAGTCCAGCGTATAGGCGCCGACGAAGCAGCCGGAGCCGACCATCGGCGGCGAGAAGCGCGCGCCTTCCTCGTTGGTCCAGTTGACGATCTCGATCGGCCGGCGCGTGCGATGGCCGAGCGCATCGAGCGTGCGGCAGACTTCGAGCCCGCCGAGCACGCCGGCGATGCCGTCGAAGCGGCCGCCATTGATCTGGGTGTCGAGATGGCTGCCCATCACCACCGGCGGCAGGCTGTCATCGGTGCCGGCGCGACGGGCGAAGATGTTGCCGATGCCGTCGACACGCACATCGAGCCCGGCCTCGCGGCACCAGCCGACGAAGGTGTCGCGGATCTGCTTGTCGGCATCGGAGAGGGCGAGCCGCGAGAGGCCGCCCGGCCGGCCCGGGCCGATCTCGGCCGAGCGCTCGATCGTGGACCAGAAGCGCTCGATGTCGATACGGGCCGTGTCGAGGCTGGGCATGACGGTCTCCTCTCCGCCGGGCCTGGCGGGAGCTGCTGCGGGGCAATGAAACGACGTGTTCGCGTCGCGATTGCGGGCGGACCGTCCATCACAGGATTTCAGGCCGGGGGCGGCGCAGGCAAATAGATATTGCCTATGCTAGCCATCGGCGCGCCCGCGTCAGCGCAGGCTGCCGGCCTCTTCGGCCGCTCGCTGTCGCGGCCTAACGATCGCCCAGGAGCCGATCAGCACGATGATCTCGGAGAGCGCGCCGCCGAGCAGTGCCCAGGATGGCGGGACCGTCAGCAGCAGGACGAAGACGACGAGCAGGCCGGCCGCGGCGGCGATGGCCGAAAGGATGGCGATCGAGCGATAATCCTGCGCGATCTCCAGCCAGATGCGCGGCATGACATAGAGCATCGGCAGGCTGCTCATCACCCAGGCCAGCACAGATATCTTGAAGAAGCGCGTGCCTTCCAGGCTGTCCGGCTCGATGAAGGGCAGGGCGATCAGGACGACGATGCCGTAGAGGATGCCGAGGCAGGCCAGGGGCAGGGGCCAGCGCCGCAGCCGCTGCCCGACCTCTACGAAGTCGCGATGCGCCATGAGTTTCGAGAGCTCGGGATGCATCATGTTGGCGAAGGCGGTCGAGACGATGCGCAGCGGCACGAAATTGACCAGGGCGGCTGCGATCGGAGCGTAAGCTGCCGGGCCGGCCATGGCCGCGACCATCAGCGCCATGCCCTGGCCCTGCAGGTTGGTGATCGTCACGCTCAGCACCGACCATCTCAGGTCGCGCCAGAGCCTCCGGTAGCGCCGCCAGAGATGCCGGCCGAAGGTGATACGGATCGGGCGGCGGCGCCCGAAGATCAGCATCACCGCGATGCCGAGCGCATTCGCCGCCATCATCACGGCGAAGGTATGCTGGAGGATATGGGTGCCGTCCCAGATCACCCAGGCCGTGCCGGCGGCGCCACTCAGGGTGAAGGTGAGGTCGCTCGTGCTGACCAGCATCTGGCGATTGCGCGCGAAGAAGACCGTGCGCACATGTGCCCGCATCGCCCACAGGCCGATGAAGGCGCCGCCGAAGAAGGCGCCCTCGTCCAGCCAGAAACTGAGGACGCCGGTGACGACGAGGCCGAGCAGGATCGACAGCAGCATGGCGGCAGAGCCGAAGCTGACCTCGTAGGCGCCGGCCGCATCGGGGCTGCGGCTCTGGGCGATCGCGATGCTGGCGGGCAGGGCCGTGAAGGCGCGGATATAGGTCAGGCCGAGGCCGCCGACGACCATCACCAGCGCGAAGATGCCGTAGTCGCGCGCCGCCACCGAATGCAGCAGGGCGATGTTGAGGCCGAGATGGAAGGCGCTCTGCATCGCCTCGCCGCCGACCATGACGACGAGCCGCGTGACGATCTGGCGGATGGCCTGGAGATTCATGGCAACCGGGCCGGGCTCTGGCGCAGCATGTCGCCGGCGACGGCGGCGATGGCCCGCGCCACGGCCTGCTCGCTGAACAGCGCGGCGAAGCGCTCGCGCCCCGCCCGGGCCATCGGCGCGAGGACGTCGGGGTTGCCGACGATCCCGGCCAGGGCCTGGGCCAGCGCCTCGGCATCGCCCGGCGGTAGCAGGCGGCCGGTAACGCCGTCCGCCACCACCTCGCGCAGGCCGCCGATGGCGGAGGCGAGCGGAGGGCGGCCGAACGCCATCGCCTCGATCGCGACGCGGCCGAGCGATTCCGGCCGGCGCGACGGCACCGTCACGACATCCGCCCAGCGATAGAGCGGCGTGGGATCGTCGAGGAAGGGCTCGACGCTGACATGGGAAGCGAGGCCGGCGCTGGTCACGGCTTCGCGCAAGGCAATTTCGAGGCCGGGATCCTCGAAGGCGCTGCCGACGATGCGGGTCTCGATCCGGTCGCGGATTTCCGGCGGCAGGGAAGCCAGCGCCGCGAGCAGGATCTCCTGGCCCTTGATCCGGTTGATCCGGCCGAGCATCAGCACGCGCAGGGAGCGCTTGCCGTCATAGTCGGTCGGCGCCCAGTCGGCCGGGCCGGCGACGCCGTTATAGATCACGTCGGCGAGGTGGCCGGGCGGAGCCTCGAAAGCCTCTTGCGTCGCCCGGGAGTTGAAGATCAGCCGGGCGCGGCCCCAGAGGACGAGCCGGCGCAGCAGCCTGCGCGTCGCGCCTTCGGGAATCTCGTGGATGTGCTGGAGCGCCTTGCCCGGAAAGAACCGGGCCGCGAGGACGTGATCGACGATGACCGAGGTGTTGATGTAGACTAGGTCGCATCGCCTGAGACGCTGTGCGGCCCGGAGCACGGCGAGGGGCAGGACCACCGGCGCGGTCGCGACCAGCCGGGGCAGGTCCTTGCGCCTGAGCACCCAGAGCGGCTCGATCACGATCCTGCTGGCATTGGCTTCGAGCAGTCCGCGAATCGGCCCGTCACGCGGCAGCACCACCTCGATATCGGCCGACGGATAGGCCTGGCGCAGTGCCGCGACGCTCTCGGCGAAACTCCTGTCGGAGCCGTAGAGCTCGTAGCCCTGGTGAATGCAGGCGATGCGCAGCGTCACGATCCATTTCCGTTCCAGGCCGTCCTCGTCCCGGCCGAACGAGTCCGGAATTCGGGAAAGCAGGTCCTAACCATTCCGGATGAAAGGGGGATAAATCATGGAAATTCAAGGCATAATGAAACTGCGACGCTTCGCTCGCCATGATGTGCGAGCCGATCTGGACAGTTTGAAAATGGCTACCCCTCCCACCCTGCTTATCCTCGGAACGCGAGGAATCCCGGCAGCACATGGCGGTTTCGAGACCTTTGCCGAGAAGCTGGCGCTCTTTCTGGTCGCGCGCGGCTGGCGCGTCGGCGTCTATTGCCAGGACGAAGTTTCGACGATCACGCAGCGCTTTCGCAGCGAGATGTGGCGCGGTATCGAGCTGATCCGCACGCAGGTCGCTTCGGAGGGACCGCGCGCGACGCTCGAATTCGACTGGCACTGCGCGCGGGATGCGGCTCGGCGCCAGGGGGTCAGCCTCGTGCTGGGCTATAACGGCGCCGTCTTCCTGCCCTGGCTGCGCCTTGCCGGTCGCAAGGTCCTGACCAATATGGACGGAATCGAATGGCGCCGGCCGAAATGGCCCCTTCCGGTCCGCGCCTGGTTCTGGGTCAACGAGTGGATCGCTGCCTGGTCGTCGAATCGGCTCGTGGCGGATCACCCGATCATCGCCGACCATCTGGCGACCCGCCGTCCGCGCGCGGCCACGGCGATGATCCCCTATGGCGGCGTGCCGGTCCGCTCCGCCCCCGTGGCGCCACTTGCCAGGCTCGGTCTCGAAAGCGGCCGCTATCTCGTCTCGATCGCCCGGATCGAGCCCGACAACTCGATCCTGACGCTGGTCGAGGCTTTCTCGCGCAAGCCGCGCGGCATGAAGCTCGTGGTGCTCGGCACGTTCTCGGACGAGAACGCGTATCATCGACAGGTCATGGCTGCTGCCGGGCCGGAGGTGCTGACGCCGGGCGCGATCTACGACGCGAGCATCGTGCAGGCCTTGCGATTTCATGCGCGCGCCTATCTGCACGGCCATACGGTCGGGGGCACCAACCCGTCGCTGGTCGAGGCGCTTTGGGCGGGCAACCCGGTCATCGCGCATGACAATCCGTATAATCGCTGGACGGCCGGCGATGCAGGGCTGTTCTTCAATGATGAAGCAAGCTGTTCCGAGGCGATCGACAGGCTGATCGGCGACGATGCCCTGGTCGAGCGACTGAAGACGGCAGCGCTGGCGCGGGCGGAGAAGGATTTCCAGTGGCAGGCCGTGCTCGAACAATACGAGCGCG includes:
- a CDS encoding glycosyltransferase family 4 protein; amino-acid sequence: MTLRIACIHQGYELYGSDRSFAESVAALRQAYPSADIEVVLPRDGPIRGLLEANASRIVIEPLWVLRRKDLPRLVATAPVVLPLAVLRAAQRLRRCDLVYINTSVIVDHVLAARFFPGKALQHIHEIPEGATRRLLRRLVLWGRARLIFNSRATQEAFEAPPGHLADVIYNGVAGPADWAPTDYDGKRSLRVLMLGRINRIKGQEILLAALASLPPEIRDRIETRIVGSAFEDPGLEIALREAVTSAGLASHVSVEPFLDDPTPLYRWADVVTVPSRRPESLGRVAIEAMAFGRPPLASAIGGLREVVADGVTGRLLPPGDAEALAQALAGIVGNPDVLAPMARAGRERFAALFSEQAVARAIAAVAGDMLRQSPARLP
- a CDS encoding DUF1972 domain-containing protein, giving the protein MATPPTLLILGTRGIPAAHGGFETFAEKLALFLVARGWRVGVYCQDEVSTITQRFRSEMWRGIELIRTQVASEGPRATLEFDWHCARDAARRQGVSLVLGYNGAVFLPWLRLAGRKVLTNMDGIEWRRPKWPLPVRAWFWVNEWIAAWSSNRLVADHPIIADHLATRRPRAATAMIPYGGVPVRSAPVAPLARLGLESGRYLVSIARIEPDNSILTLVEAFSRKPRGMKLVVLGTFSDENAYHRQVMAAAGPEVLTPGAIYDASIVQALRFHARAYLHGHTVGGTNPSLVEALWAGNPVIAHDNPYNRWTAGDAGLFFNDEASCSEAIDRLIGDDALVERLKTAALARAEKDFQWQAVLEQYEREALALMDRAAVPQMTSGKLADKSSG